Proteins co-encoded in one Methanobrevibacter gottschalkii DSM 11977 genomic window:
- the mtrH gene encoding tetrahydromethanopterin S-methyltransferase subunit H → MFKFDKEQHVFDFAGVKMGGQPGEYPTVLCGTIFYGGHNIINDELTGDFDHESAEKLLNDMISMSDITGNPCIAQVFGQTEEAIVKYLEFVGDLCDIPFLIDSTSADARVAGAQYADEVGLTERAIYNSINMSADKSEMDALKETNIDSSIILGFNPMNSTVQGKIAMWENGDDGAYEKGLLEVAEDCGITKFMMDTAVTPLGQGAGVAGRASFAEKAKWGYPVGSGIHNIPSAWDWLRDYKNETGNKTAFTVCDIGANILQVMSCGDFVLFGPIDNATICFPAIAQTDMFIAEAAKDLSTEPIETHPINNLL, encoded by the coding sequence ATGTTCAAATTTGATAAAGAACAACATGTGTTTGACTTTGCCGGTGTAAAAATGGGCGGTCAACCGGGAGAATATCCTACAGTTCTATGTGGTACAATCTTTTATGGCGGACACAACATAATCAACGATGAACTTACCGGTGATTTCGATCATGAAAGCGCTGAAAAATTATTGAATGATATGATTAGCATGTCCGATATAACTGGGAATCCATGTATTGCACAGGTATTCGGTCAAACTGAAGAAGCAATTGTGAAATATTTAGAATTTGTTGGTGATTTATGTGATATACCCTTCCTGATAGATTCCACTTCAGCAGATGCAAGAGTAGCGGGTGCTCAATATGCGGATGAAGTGGGATTAACTGAAAGAGCAATTTATAACTCCATCAATATGTCCGCAGACAAATCTGAAATGGATGCTCTAAAAGAAACAAATATCGATTCTTCAATAATCTTAGGATTCAACCCTATGAATTCCACAGTGCAAGGTAAGATTGCAATGTGGGAAAATGGTGATGATGGCGCTTATGAAAAAGGTTTGCTTGAAGTCGCTGAAGATTGCGGCATCACCAAATTCATGATGGATACAGCCGTTACCCCATTAGGTCAGGGTGCAGGTGTTGCAGGTAGAGCTTCTTTTGCAGAAAAAGCAAAATGGGGTTATCCTGTAGGTTCCGGTATCCACAATATTCCTTCAGCATGGGATTGGTTAAGAGATTATAAAAATGAGACCGGCAATAAAACTGCATTCACAGTATGCGATATTGGAGCCAACATTCTCCAGGTAATGAGCTGTGGTGATTTCGTATTATTCGGCCCAATAGACAATGCAACAATATGCTTCCCAGCTATTGCACAGACAGACATGTTCATTGCTGAAGCAGCAAAAGATTTAAGCACAGAACCAATTGAAACACACCCAATAAATAATTTATTATAA
- a CDS encoding cupin domain-containing protein: MDERSYNISEFAIEGEEAVKTVFYTTDSTSGSVWCVKPGQEVACHTHNNSDDIWICIQGEGVFYPELGDEIPIKKGQVAVTPKGLCHGATNTGNEDFIFVSIVAPVPADYNPLYSFLFFIN; this comes from the coding sequence ATGGATGAAAGATCATATAACATTTCAGAGTTTGCAATTGAAGGTGAAGAAGCAGTAAAAACAGTATTTTACACAACAGATTCCACAAGCGGTTCTGTATGGTGTGTAAAACCAGGTCAAGAAGTAGCTTGCCACACCCACAACAATTCCGATGACATCTGGATTTGCATACAGGGGGAAGGAGTATTCTATCCGGAACTGGGTGATGAGATTCCAATTAAAAAAGGACAGGTTGCGGTAACTCCAAAAGGACTGTGCCATGGAGCTACAAACACAGGGAATGAAGATTTCATCTTTGTAAGTATTGTTGCACCTGTTCCAGCAGATTATAATCCATTATACTCTTTTTTATTTTTTATCAATTAA
- a CDS encoding ribonuclease P protein component 4, translated as MSRGKRPKWMIEIAKERMEILFNRAEMEFINHPERSNRYVELALKLSTKYNTKIPEKWGRRYCRNCKSFLSPGRNCTVRLVNSEVNIFCGECDHVMKIPYHKEKKNKRRAKYESIKKRNDE; from the coding sequence TTGAGTAGAGGAAAAAGACCAAAGTGGATGATTGAAATAGCTAAGGAAAGAATGGAAATTCTTTTTAATCGTGCTGAGATGGAGTTCATCAACCATCCTGAGCGATCCAATCGATATGTCGAACTGGCATTGAAATTGTCTACCAAATACAATACTAAAATTCCTGAAAAATGGGGTAGAAGATATTGTAGGAATTGTAAAAGTTTCCTCTCACCTGGTCGCAATTGCACCGTCCGGCTAGTTAACTCTGAAGTTAACATTTTTTGTGGTGAATGTGATCATGTAATGAAAATTCCATATCATAAGGAAAAAAAGAATAAAAGGAGAGCAAAATATGAGTCAATCAAAAAAAGAAATGATGAATAG
- a CDS encoding YhbY family RNA-binding protein, giving the protein MSQSKKEMMNRALSAMTINIGKNGINENVIDEIKRQLDSNEIVKLKFAKNIARDKDKFIDDIVSQTRAKLIDVRGHVAVIYKKKP; this is encoded by the coding sequence ATGAGTCAATCAAAAAAAGAAATGATGAATAGAGCTCTTTCCGCTATGACAATTAATATTGGTAAGAATGGCATTAATGAAAATGTTATTGATGAAATTAAACGCCAACTCGATTCTAATGAAATTGTCAAACTTAAATTTGCAAAAAATATCGCTAGAGATAAAGATAAATTCATAGATGATATTGTCTCTCAAACAAGAGCTAAGCTTATTGATGTTAGAGGACATGTCGCTGTAATTTATAAAAAAAAGCCTTAA